In the genome of Quercus robur chromosome 3, dhQueRobu3.1, whole genome shotgun sequence, one region contains:
- the LOC126719207 gene encoding uncharacterized protein LOC126719207: MDFMMNALRERVSNDLDDLVHRTNSPFTAFVTLFPLPSKFHMSQVESYNRSKDTLDHLESFKTLMHLQGVADEIICRAFPTTLKGPARIWFSRLTRNSIGTFKELSIQLASHFIEGHRYKKSTTCLMRIKKWENKTLRFYIARFNKEALSIDEADDKIPMAAFTNRLRKGKFLFSLYKNDPKTMLDVLYRATKYMNVKDALLAREEKPKKREKQEDVQHDSGRKMARIGERRDDRRSKPLIRRLTNFTLLTASIDQVLIQIKEEGALTFPSKLKRNPNKRSKDKYCCFHHNHGHDTADYYDLKQQIEAVIRQENLQRFVSKEKVDLQQEQVARQENERPRLPIGDIRMIVGGTAASSSSRKA, encoded by the coding sequence ATGGACTtcatgatgaacgccctcaGAGAACGGGTGTCTAACGACCTCGATGACTTGGTCCATCGAACTAATTCGCCATTCACTGCATTCGTCACTTTGTTCCCCCTTCCATCGAAGTTTCATATGTCGCAGGTGGAGAGTTACAACAGATCCAAGGACACCCTAGATCATTTGGAGtctttcaagaccctgatgcaccttcaaggagtagcagaCGAGATCATATGTAGGGCCTTCCCCACTACGCTGAAGGGTCccgcaaggatttggttcagcagGTTGACGCGCAACTCCATTGGTACCTTTAAGGAGTTAAGCATCCAGCTTGCCTCGCACTTTATCGAGGGGCACAGATATAAGAAGTCTACTACATGCCTAATGAGAATTAAGAAATGGGAGAATAAGACGTTGAGGTTTTACATAGCCCGCTTTAACAAAGAGGCACTCTCAATCGAtgaagctgacgacaagatacCCATGGCCGCATTCACGAATAGGTTACGAAAGGGtaagttcctattttctttatataagaACGATCCAAAGACCATGTTAGATGTACTCTACAGGGCTACGAAGTACATGAACGTGAAAGACGCACTACTAGCCCGAGAAGAGAAGCCtaagaaaagggaaaagcaAGAGGACGTACAACATGATAGTGGGCGAAAGATGGCTAGAATCGGAGAACGACGAGATGATAGGCGCTCCAAGCCCCTTATAAGGAGGTTAACAAACTTCACCCTGTTGACTGCCTCGATCGACCAAGTCTTGATACAAATCAAAGAGGAAGGAGCCTTGACATTTCCCAGCAAGTTAAAGAGAAATCCTAATAAGAGGTCCAAAGACAAGTACTGCTGCTTCCACCATAACCATGGTCATGACACAGCCGACTACTACGACCTGAAGCAGCAAATAGAAGCTGTTATTAGACAAGAAAATTTGCAAAGGTTCGTTAGTAAAGAAAAAGTGGACCTACAACAAGAACAGGTTGCTCGACAGGAGAACGAGCGTCCAAGGCTGCCCATAGGAGATATAAGAATGATTGTAGGAGGCACAGCGGCCTCTAGTTCGTCCAGAAAGGCTTGA